The genomic DNA CTGAAGTTTGAGGGCGAACTGGCTCAGGTTATTCCGAATCCGAACAAGCAGAATAATCCCAAAACGGGGGATAACAACGGAGTGGCGTATGTGGATGATTTCGAAGGCTCCAAGCGCGAAACACCCCTGGGAATTATGCGGAGGGCCTGGCATCTCTCCAGCGTTCCCGCTACGATTCCCGATTTCTTTGGGTACGACCAGCTGCCCGATTCGCTGAAAAACACCAGCCGGGGACATCTGATCTGGTACAATCCCTACCAGCAAGTGGCCATTAAAGAGATCTGGCCGGAACGGGATGTCAATCCCAATGTGCCTCAGCGCGTGCACGTTTTGTCGATGGAATTTTATCCGCGGGCCGTGGACGGGGATCCCAATAAAAAGATTTATTCCTGGAATGGCGTGGAGCAGGCACTCTCGGCAGGCTACGCCGACCAGAGTCAGAGCAAATATCTGGAAATCTGGGTTAAGGGAGATACCGGGCGGATTCACATCGACTTCGGGCAAATTTCAGAGGACGCCATTCCCAATTTGCGGCTGGACACAGAAGACAAAAAGGTCAACGGGATTCGGAATGATATTTTGGATGATAATGAGGATGTGGGATTGGATGGAATGCTGGGCGCCGATCCGCCGAGCTGGCCGTATCCTCACGAAGAGGCTCACGTGATAACCGTTAACGGTGTTAAGAAGGGGGTGCCCTACGATTTTTGGGACCTGAACAATGACGGCATTAAAGAGCCCTACGAACCCTGGAGCTATGACAATTGGAATTATTCCCAGCAAAAGTTTTACGATTATCGCCACATTAATGGAACGGAAAACAATAAAAACGACGAGGGCGGCCGTTTCCCGGACACGGAGGATTTAAATCAGAACGGCGATGTGGATCTTCAGAATTCGTATTTTGAATTTACCTTTTCTTTGGACAAAACATCTCCTGATACGGCCCTCATTGCCGGCGGTAAGGGAAATGAACACGGCTGGCGAATGTACCGGATTCCACTTCAGGATCCCACACTAAAAGTAGGCAGTCCTCAGTGGACAAATATTGAATATGTCCGAATCTGGGTCGATCATTTTGACAAACCCGGTTTTTTAAGCATCGCAGAAATTAACCTGGTTGGAAGTGATTGGAAGGAAAAGGGCGTGGCTATTTCCGATTCTTCGGAGTACGACGCCAAAAATGACACAACCGTGGCGGTTACCGTGATTAACACGCACGACAACCCGGAGTACACGCCTCCGCCCGGGGTTGAGGGGGTTCGGGACCGGATTACGCAGGTGCAAAGCAAAGAACAGGCCCTTGTGCTTAAAATTACGGATCTGGAACCGGGGAATAATGGAATCGTTCAGAAAACCTTTTTTAAGGGACAGAGTTTTATCGATTACAATAAGCTCAAAATGTTCGTTTATGGTAAGGATCCTTTTGCCACACACATGACCAAGGATTCCTCCAAAATTGAGTTTTTCTTCCAGTTTGGTTCCGATGAAAACAACTATTACGAATTTCGGGAAAAGGTGTACCCCCGCTGGGACAAGCGCAACGAAATGATTATTGATTTTGAAGATTTAACCGGCCTCAAACTCGATTCGACACATGTGGATATGTACGGGAATCTGATTCGTTTTGTCGGCGGGAAAGAATATCGTATCGTGGGCCGTCCGACACTGACGAACATTCGTCAGATGACGGCGGGTGTGAAGAATTTGGACAGAGATCAGCCCTTTACGGGTGAAATCTGGCTGAATGAGCTCCGGCTGGTGGATGTAAAGAAAAATAAGGGAATTGCCATGCGGATGCGGGGGGATTTGCGCCTGGCCGATGTGGCCACTCTGAATGCCAGTCTTACTAAAAAGACAGCTGATTTTCACACGGTGAATGAGCGGTTTGGCAAAGGGAATAATTCCATTCGGGCCAGTGTGAACGGAAGCTTGCAGCTCCACAAATTCCTGCCCAAATTTCTGGGGTTGTCCATTCCTCTGTCCTTTGGATACAATACCAGCCAGGCCACGCCCAAATACTACCCCGGAAGCGACATTCTGGTTACGCCCAAAACGGTTTCGGACAGTCTTCTGGAAACGATTCAATCCAGAAACAAGCGAATCAACTGGAGTATTAATATTCGGCGCGGAAAAAAATCTCAAAACCCATTTTTGCGATACACCGTAGATGCCATGTCACTGGGGTTAAGCAATGCCCAAACGGAAATGAGTAACTCCACAACCAAGAAAAGCACGGGCAAGACCAGCACGGGGAATTTTTCCTACAGTGTTAATTTTCCAACAAAAAAGGGAGTCAAGCTCTTCTCGTGGTTGGGAAACGGCCCGATTGTCAATAAATTAAGCAAGGTAGAGATGATCCTCTGGCCGTCACGATTCAATTACAAGATCACCGGAAACCGCGCCGATAATTTTTCTGAACTGCGAAACGGCCTGACCACGCCGAAGTACACATTTGTGGTCAATCAAAATCTGGGCGTTGGCTTTCAGCCCATTCGGAGCTTTTCCCTGGATTTTACCCAGTCGCGGACACGGGATCTCTACAATGTGAAAAATCCGGCTGAAATCTTGAACGGCCAGTTTGGAGAAATGACGGGTTTGTCGCAGCAAATCAATAGTAAATTCAGTCCGAGGCTGTTCAGCTGGCTCGCAATGAATTTTTCAGGCGGGACCAATTTCAGGTGGAATAATAATATTCAGAACCGGAAAACCGGACAAAATGCCAGCTCGTCTTCAAATTTCAGCAGCTCGTTTACCTTAACACCCAAGAACCTCTTCAGACTCTTTTTGGGGAAGTCCTCGGGGAGAAGGCGGTTTTCCACTATTCGCAGACGTCGGGCTGTTTCGACTCCCCGAAGAAGGCGAAAAGAACCACAGGCGAAAAAGGGGACACCCCCCGGAGAAAAAAAGGAAAAGCCCAAAAAGAAAGTAGGTGTTCCCATTTTCAAATGGATTGGTCTGGCCGGAAGCAAAATCAATCCGATTTCTATTCGGGTGTCGCGGCGCGCCAATAGTCGTGTGGTGGGCTTAAATGGAATGCCGACCCTAAACTATCAATTGGGACGTACATACAACCCGGGCGTGAAAACCGTGGATGCTGTGGGGAGCAACCGGAGTTCATTCAATTTTTCAAACGATGTATCGCTTTCCAGCGGTTTAAATCTGAGTCGAAATATTTCGATCAATCTGAAATATGCCTACAACAATTCGAAAAATCGTACCACGCGCGCAACGGGCAGTATTTCTCAAACCGTTTGGAAAATGGGTGAAAAGGAAATGGCCATTCCGGATTGGACCTTCCGCTGGAGCGGATTGGAAAGATTGCCCCTTTTCAAGAAATTTGCCCAGCGCGTGAGTCTGGACCATGCCCGAAGCGGGCGAAAAGTCATAAAATGGAATGATCGGGTGGACAATAAATCCAGTGTACAAACGACGGTAAACTATCGGCCGCTTATTGGACTGACGATGACCCTTAAAAAGGGGATTAATGTGAGCCTTCAGGTGAACAGTTCCATGAGCGAAAATTTTAACTACGCCGGAGGGCTGGACGCAACACGAAAAACCAATACGGATATTTCATTGACGACCACGTATCGCCATTCAGGTGGTTTGAAAATCCCCATCCCCTTCTTAAAGACAAAGGAAATTCGGAATAATATTGATTTTTCAATGGGATTTAATTACAGCAAAAACAGAACCCTCTGGAAACGGGGAGAGAGGGGAAAATATGTGGAGCGCACCCGAATGGGGAAATGGTCCATTACGCCAAAAATTTCTTACTCCTTTAGTTCCACCGTACGCGGCGGCGTGCATTTTGAATATGGCCAGACCGATAACAAGCTCATGGGAAAAACAACCATTCAGGATTTTGGAATTAACGTAAATATTTCTATTGCCGGACGGTAGAGATTGAGATTTGAAAACAGGATTTTTATTTCCATTTTAATATGGAATGCACATGGAGTGACCAATGGAAAAAAAGTGGTTTATTCGGAATGTGGGATTGTTTTTGGGAATTTGGATGATCGGAGCAAGCTGTTCGGCACAACCTATTCCCACCTTTGACGGCAAACGAGCGTACGCTTATCTGGTAAAGCAGTGTGACTTTGGGCCCCGGAATCCGGGATCGATAGGGCATCGGAAGGCGCAAGCGTATCTGGTGAAAGAATTCTCGAAATATACGGATCGGGTGCGGTTGCAGCCCTTTCCCTTCGTCAATTACAAAGACAATTTGCACCTGACCCTGCACAATATTATTGCCTCTTTTGGACACAAGACCCCCCGGATTCTTTTGGCTGCACATTGGGATACGCGCCCCTGGGCCGATCAGGATCCAAATCCGAAAAATCGAAATACGCCCATTTTGGGTGCGAATGATGGCGCCTCCGGGGTAGCGGTTCTGCTGGAAATTGCCCGCCATCTAAAGGAGAATCCGCCCCCGGTGGGGGTTGACCTGGCGTTGTGGGATGGAGAAGACTCCGGCCGGGAAGGGCATTCCGACGAATATCTTCAGGGCTCCCGCTATTTTGCTCAAAACAAGCCCCCGTCATATGATCCCGAATTCAGTATTCTGCTGGATATGATCGGTGACCGGGATCTCCAGATTTACGAGGAAGGCAATTCGGTCAGTTATGCCCCGGAGGTGGTGAACCGGGTCTGGGGAATGGCCTCAAAACTGGGCTATCCGCAATTCATTCCCACCGTTCGCTACACCATTGTTGATGACCATTTACCCCTTCTGGAAGTGGGTATTCCCAGCATTGATGTGATTGATTTCGATTACCCGTATTGGCACACCCTCGGCGACACCCCGGATAAATGCTCTGCGAAAAGCCTGAAGGTTGTGGGCCAGGTTCTTTTGAATGTGATTTACAGCAAGTAGCCTGCAGTATTTCGGAATTGTTGCCGCGAAGCCGCGAAAAAACAATAGGATAATGTTTTTTTGTTTTGAATGTCTAACGTTGGTTTAGTGGTATTTTTCAATAGCACACTTTTTTGTTTTCAATTCAAGTTAGATTTAGGGAAAAATTAGTGAAACAAGCCACATTTTGGTACAAACTTACGGCTCACGTACCGGAAAACCAACAGGACCTTGCGGGAGCGTTACTTTTTCAGGAAGGCTCCGTCGGATTGGAAAATCTCCCGGAAAAAGTGTGTGCCTATTTCCGGCCGGAGATTTCTATTGAAGCGGTTGTCGAAAATCTTCAAAAGCGGTTGAAAGCACTCAATTTCCCATTTGACGTTCAGGTGGAAAAAATTCCGGCGGAAAACTGGAACGAAAACTGGAAACAGAATTTCAAGCCATTCAAAATCGGCCGCCGCTTTTTCATTCGGCCGTCCTGGGAAACGCTTCCGGCCCAAAGGGACCGGATTGTTTTGACCATCGATCCGGGTCAGGCGTTTGGCACGGGAACCCACGAAACCACCCAACTCATTCTCACGCTTATGGAACCGGTTATAAAGCCGGGGATGTCGCTCTGGGACGTGGGAACCGGCACGGGGATTCTGGCTATTGCCGCGGCAAAATTGGGACTCACGGGCATTCTTGCACATGACACCGATCCGGTAGCGGTGGAAACAGCGCTTAAAAATGCCCGCCTCAATCAAACAGAGACCGCCATTCGATTTTTTGTGGGATCGGCGAACGCCGTGAAGAGGCGGGATTTTGATGTGATCGTGATGAACATTGTGAGCGGGGTTCTTCTTGAACTTCTTCCGGATGTT from Calditrichota bacterium includes the following:
- the sprA gene encoding cell surface protein SprA, whose translation is MGRTGLNKGVALTWVVVFILFVLISEAFSASRQKQSATLGLRVGPPPNKVCAPLFKEEYAGLKQISINHPYLQNHLRGLKREFKIDSTRSYVTVSESFLGRWFRFPTFVPFKDYLSLGIAHQNRTLWQKGVHDRIFGKRLQKQGGKGIGFDIPIPIKSQAFQKIFGGASVGLKVVGNINIDGGLRHEKRSEVKTAINRQSDYNFKMKQTQRFTVKGNVGKKVNVYVDQDSERPFEFDNAIRLEYKGFDDEIIKSIKAGNIALSLPATQFVTFSGKNSGLFGIKANAQIGNLNITAIASQEKGQKKKLSIQGGATEDENKIQDYQYRKGTYFFLNDYYRNYYRKVNSDGLHEYDPKRVISKIELYKSDVRYESKPGSLPGWAIADINGTHPENPDTNTVDQRHYRGYFLRIDPTDYYVDRELGYIALNSPLREGEVLAAAYRDTSGSEVGDIHYVDDGTNKRIILQLIRPKNPRPSDPTWKLEWRNVYFLGSRNINKDGFNLKIFYKPPSGDPQETQMVNGKPVSYLQIFGLDKRDLNGNPTPDNILDDDPNIINWARGELIFPSLTPFAPAKTENSLLDSTKYVRAIYDTTDYQYITSKSNFYISVKAKIRQPNYNLGFNVIENSEVITLNGRRLVKGVDYIIDYFSGSLTILDEAATDPNASLNITYESNQLFQIDRKTLLGMRWDYQLFNDSFIGGTFLYLNQSTIDQKIRLGQNGPMTNFVWDLNSKLNFNPNFLTKAVNALPIVQTREPSTLKFEGELAQVIPNPNKQNNPKTGDNNGVAYVDDFEGSKRETPLGIMRRAWHLSSVPATIPDFFGYDQLPDSLKNTSRGHLIWYNPYQQVAIKEIWPERDVNPNVPQRVHVLSMEFYPRAVDGDPNKKIYSWNGVEQALSAGYADQSQSKYLEIWVKGDTGRIHIDFGQISEDAIPNLRLDTEDKKVNGIRNDILDDNEDVGLDGMLGADPPSWPYPHEEAHVITVNGVKKGVPYDFWDLNNDGIKEPYEPWSYDNWNYSQQKFYDYRHINGTENNKNDEGGRFPDTEDLNQNGDVDLQNSYFEFTFSLDKTSPDTALIAGGKGNEHGWRMYRIPLQDPTLKVGSPQWTNIEYVRIWVDHFDKPGFLSIAEINLVGSDWKEKGVAISDSSEYDAKNDTTVAVTVINTHDNPEYTPPPGVEGVRDRITQVQSKEQALVLKITDLEPGNNGIVQKTFFKGQSFIDYNKLKMFVYGKDPFATHMTKDSSKIEFFFQFGSDENNYYEFREKVYPRWDKRNEMIIDFEDLTGLKLDSTHVDMYGNLIRFVGGKEYRIVGRPTLTNIRQMTAGVKNLDRDQPFTGEIWLNELRLVDVKKNKGIAMRMRGDLRLADVATLNASLTKKTADFHTVNERFGKGNNSIRASVNGSLQLHKFLPKFLGLSIPLSFGYNTSQATPKYYPGSDILVTPKTVSDSLLETIQSRNKRINWSINIRRGKKSQNPFLRYTVDAMSLGLSNAQTEMSNSTTKKSTGKTSTGNFSYSVNFPTKKGVKLFSWLGNGPIVNKLSKVEMILWPSRFNYKITGNRADNFSELRNGLTTPKYTFVVNQNLGVGFQPIRSFSLDFTQSRTRDLYNVKNPAEILNGQFGEMTGLSQQINSKFSPRLFSWLAMNFSGGTNFRWNNNIQNRKTGQNASSSSNFSSSFTLTPKNLFRLFLGKSSGRRRFSTIRRRRAVSTPRRRRKEPQAKKGTPPGEKKEKPKKKVGVPIFKWIGLAGSKINPISIRVSRRANSRVVGLNGMPTLNYQLGRTYNPGVKTVDAVGSNRSSFNFSNDVSLSSGLNLSRNISINLKYAYNNSKNRTTRATGSISQTVWKMGEKEMAIPDWTFRWSGLERLPLFKKFAQRVSLDHARSGRKVIKWNDRVDNKSSVQTTVNYRPLIGLTMTLKKGINVSLQVNSSMSENFNYAGGLDATRKTNTDISLTTTYRHSGGLKIPIPFLKTKEIRNNIDFSMGFNYSKNRTLWKRGERGKYVERTRMGKWSITPKISYSFSSTVRGGVHFEYGQTDNKLMGKTTIQDFGINVNISIAGR
- a CDS encoding M28 family peptidase; the protein is MEKKWFIRNVGLFLGIWMIGASCSAQPIPTFDGKRAYAYLVKQCDFGPRNPGSIGHRKAQAYLVKEFSKYTDRVRLQPFPFVNYKDNLHLTLHNIIASFGHKTPRILLAAHWDTRPWADQDPNPKNRNTPILGANDGASGVAVLLEIARHLKENPPPVGVDLALWDGEDSGREGHSDEYLQGSRYFAQNKPPSYDPEFSILLDMIGDRDLQIYEEGNSVSYAPEVVNRVWGMASKLGYPQFIPTVRYTIVDDHLPLLEVGIPSIDVIDFDYPYWHTLGDTPDKCSAKSLKVVGQVLLNVIYSK
- the prmA gene encoding 50S ribosomal protein L11 methyltransferase, with translation MKQATFWYKLTAHVPENQQDLAGALLFQEGSVGLENLPEKVCAYFRPEISIEAVVENLQKRLKALNFPFDVQVEKIPAENWNENWKQNFKPFKIGRRFFIRPSWETLPAQRDRIVLTIDPGQAFGTGTHETTQLILTLMEPVIKPGMSLWDVGTGTGILAIAAAKLGLTGILAHDTDPVAVETALKNARLNQTETAIRFFVGSANAVKRRDFDVIVMNIVSGVLLELLPDVVPALKSNGWLFLSGILAEEKPAFLDQLKLYPVRVQTIKQQGEWIGLMAQKEKAE